The sequence ATTCCTTGTTTTGTTGTTGTTTCATTTTTTAATAGATTTAATGCTATTTTTAAGAGAACAGAGTAATTTTGTGCAGCATTTTTATTCCTTTTTCTTGATGCGTCTTCTGAAAAAGCAACATCTAATGTCCAATGTAATTTATTTTCAACACCCCAATGAGAACGAATATATTCTTGATGTTTTTCTGTATTGTCTTCTAATCTTGTAATATAGTATCTTGTGACTTTCTCTTGTGATTTGTCGCTATTTTTAAATTCCC comes from Bacteroidales bacterium and encodes:
- a CDS encoding ISAs1 family transposase; this translates as EFKNSDKSQEKVTRYYITRLEDNTEKHQEYIRSHWGVENKLHWTLDVAFSEDASRKRNKNAAQNYSVLLKIALNLLKNETTTKQGIAGKRLKAGWNNDYLLKALNIKV